A single genomic interval of Natronincola ferrireducens harbors:
- the fdhF gene encoding formate dehydrogenase subunit alpha, giving the protein MITLKINGFEVQVEEGSTILQAAKKIGVDIPTFCHDERLKPHGSCRICVVEVKGARNLPTACCTPAGEGMEVYTESEPVVTARKEILDLLLANHPLDCLTCEKAGRCTLQDLCYKYDIKESSFEGDRKTFEIDKSNQFYYSDQEKCILCGKCVYVCSQLQNTDAIGFAVRGFDTHIATPFERGLEHSTCVSCGNCVSVCPVGALMPKSKEKFRYWETKSTRTTCSYCGVGCQMDLLVKDNKIVEVLPADGPSNDGLLCVKGRFSYNFVGHPDRLKKPLVRKNGKLEEATWEEAYEVITSKVKEVKEENGPDAIAGFSSARGLTEENYLMMKLMRGVIGTNNIDHCARLUHSSTVAGLATTLGSGAMTNSVAEIKEADTIFVTGSNTTESHPVIGAQIKQAVRHKGAKLIVADPREIELAKDADVFLKIKPGTTIALSNAMVNVILQEGLENKKYIEENTEGFEALKEVVAKYTPEKVAEICGVDAEDIRKAARLYAEANKGSILYCMGVTQHHNGTENVISLSNLALVTGNLGREGTGVNPLRGQNNVQGACDMGALPNVMTGYQPVNNPAVLEKFEAAWEVKLSDKPGLTIPEIMHGAEAGDVKMLYIFGENPMVSDPNTKHVKKALEKAFVVVQDIFLTETAELADVVLPAAVFAEKDGTFVNTERRVQRVRKAVEPVGEAKPDWVIFMELMNKLGYDKKYNNVEEVFQEIRTVTPQYAGITYERIEEVGIQWPCPTEDHPGTKFLHGGKPARGAGLLKPVEFVESNELNSEEYPLVLTTGRILYQYHTRTMTGKTEGINNIAPEAYVEINSKLAAAKSIEDGETIKVASRRGEITIKAKVTDIVDENVLFIPFHWGEGANVLTNDEDLDKYCKIPGLKVTGVKVEKLA; this is encoded by the coding sequence ATGATCACCTTAAAAATAAATGGCTTTGAAGTACAGGTTGAAGAAGGCTCAACTATACTTCAGGCAGCGAAAAAAATTGGCGTAGATATACCAACCTTTTGTCATGATGAAAGACTTAAACCCCATGGTTCCTGTAGGATTTGTGTAGTAGAAGTGAAGGGGGCAAGAAATCTGCCAACAGCTTGCTGTACTCCGGCAGGGGAAGGTATGGAGGTTTATACAGAAAGTGAACCAGTTGTTACAGCTAGGAAGGAAATTTTAGACCTATTATTGGCAAACCATCCATTAGATTGTTTAACCTGTGAGAAGGCAGGTAGATGTACTTTACAGGATTTATGCTATAAATATGATATTAAAGAATCTTCCTTTGAGGGAGATAGAAAGACTTTTGAAATAGATAAAAGTAATCAATTTTACTATAGTGACCAAGAAAAATGTATTCTTTGTGGGAAATGTGTTTATGTATGCTCTCAATTACAAAATACAGATGCTATAGGATTTGCTGTAAGAGGTTTTGATACCCATATTGCAACACCCTTTGAAAGAGGACTTGAGCATTCTACATGTGTATCCTGTGGTAATTGTGTATCCGTTTGTCCTGTGGGAGCATTGATGCCTAAGAGTAAAGAAAAATTTAGATATTGGGAAACAAAATCCACAAGAACTACTTGTTCCTATTGTGGTGTTGGCTGTCAAATGGATTTATTAGTAAAGGACAACAAAATTGTGGAGGTTTTACCAGCTGATGGACCTTCCAACGATGGACTACTTTGTGTAAAGGGAAGATTTTCTTACAACTTTGTAGGTCATCCAGATCGTTTAAAGAAGCCACTGGTTAGAAAAAATGGGAAGCTAGAAGAAGCTACATGGGAAGAAGCCTATGAAGTAATTACCAGTAAAGTTAAAGAAGTAAAAGAAGAGAATGGTCCTGATGCCATAGCTGGATTTTCATCGGCTAGAGGTTTAACAGAAGAAAACTATTTAATGATGAAGCTTATGAGGGGAGTTATTGGTACCAATAATATTGACCATTGTGCCCGCCTCTGACACAGCTCTACAGTTGCAGGTCTTGCAACTACATTAGGTAGTGGAGCTATGACAAATAGTGTAGCAGAAATTAAAGAAGCCGATACAATCTTTGTAACGGGTTCAAATACAACAGAAAGTCATCCTGTTATAGGTGCTCAAATTAAGCAGGCGGTAAGACATAAGGGAGCAAAACTAATCGTAGCAGATCCTAGAGAAATTGAGCTTGCAAAGGATGCTGACGTATTCCTTAAAATTAAGCCTGGTACAACGATAGCATTATCTAATGCTATGGTAAATGTTATTTTACAAGAGGGCTTAGAAAACAAAAAATACATTGAAGAAAATACAGAAGGCTTTGAGGCATTAAAAGAGGTTGTGGCTAAATACACTCCAGAAAAGGTTGCAGAAATCTGTGGGGTTGATGCTGAGGATATTCGTAAAGCCGCAAGACTTTATGCTGAAGCCAATAAAGGGAGCATTTTATACTGTATGGGGGTTACCCAACATCATAATGGAACAGAAAATGTAATAAGTTTATCGAATTTAGCTTTAGTAACCGGCAATCTAGGTAGAGAAGGTACTGGTGTGAATCCATTAAGGGGTCAAAATAATGTTCAGGGTGCCTGTGATATGGGGGCTTTACCAAATGTAATGACAGGATATCAACCAGTAAATAACCCAGCTGTATTAGAAAAATTTGAAGCTGCTTGGGAAGTGAAGCTTTCCGATAAGCCTGGTTTAACAATTCCAGAAATCATGCATGGAGCTGAAGCTGGGGACGTTAAGATGCTTTATATCTTTGGAGAAAATCCAATGGTATCGGATCCAAATACAAAGCATGTTAAAAAGGCACTGGAAAAAGCCTTTGTCGTAGTACAGGATATTTTCCTAACAGAAACAGCAGAGTTAGCAGATGTTGTATTACCAGCTGCTGTATTTGCTGAAAAGGATGGTACCTTTGTTAATACTGAAAGAAGAGTCCAAAGGGTAAGAAAAGCGGTGGAACCTGTAGGAGAAGCTAAGCCCGACTGGGTAATCTTTATGGAGCTAATGAATAAGCTAGGGTATGATAAGAAATACAATAATGTAGAAGAAGTATTCCAAGAAATTAGAACCGTTACACCACAATATGCTGGAATTACCTATGAAAGAATCGAAGAGGTAGGTATTCAATGGCCATGTCCAACAGAAGATCATCCAGGAACTAAGTTCCTACATGGTGGTAAGCCTGCTAGGGGTGCTGGATTATTGAAACCAGTTGAATTTGTAGAATCCAATGAGTTAAATAGTGAAGAGTATCCATTGGTCCTAACAACAGGACGTATTTTATATCAATACCATACCAGAACTATGACTGGTAAAACAGAAGGAATTAATAATATTGCTCCAGAAGCCTATGTAGAAATAAATTCAAAGCTTGCAGCGGCTAAAAGCATAGAAGATGGAGAAACTATCAAAGTAGCCTCCCGAAGAGGAGAGATTACAATAAAAGCTAAAGTAACAGACATTGTAGATGAAAATGTACTATTTATACCATTCCATTGGGGAGAGGGTGCTAATGTGCTCACCAATGATGAAGACCTAGATAAATACTGTAAAATACCTGGACTAAAGGTAACTGGTGTTAAAGTAGAAAAGCTGGCATAA
- the fdhD gene encoding formate dehydrogenase accessory sulfurtransferase FdhD yields MSYTKEIVIDRIKGYTRETVEDVVITEYPFTIFINGEEFITLLCSPKGLDYLAVGFLISEGIIKSKEQIESIYINEEKGHGYVVVKNKSPFAEKLFGKRTVTTGCGKGTVFYNVLDSLGSEAIKNEIKVKAEEIWDLSSQLNEMSNLFKETGGVHACALCNRHEVLLFHEDVGRHNALDKVIGEAFLKDMDLVDKLLITTGRISSEMIIKTSKRKIPFIISRSAPTDLSVNIAKALNITLIGFARGKRLNIYNNKKNVLIDQ; encoded by the coding sequence ATGTCCTATACAAAAGAAATAGTCATCGATAGAATAAAAGGATATACAAGGGAGACAGTTGAAGATGTAGTTATTACAGAATATCCCTTTACCATATTTATAAATGGCGAAGAGTTTATTACTTTGTTATGTTCCCCTAAAGGATTGGATTATTTAGCAGTGGGCTTTTTAATCTCAGAGGGAATTATTAAGTCTAAGGAACAAATCGAAAGCATATATATAAATGAAGAAAAAGGACATGGTTATGTAGTGGTTAAAAATAAATCTCCTTTTGCAGAAAAACTATTTGGTAAAAGAACAGTAACAACTGGTTGTGGAAAGGGAACGGTATTTTATAATGTACTGGATTCTTTAGGATCTGAAGCCATAAAAAATGAAATAAAGGTAAAGGCAGAAGAAATTTGGGATTTATCTAGTCAGCTAAATGAAATGTCAAATTTATTTAAAGAAACAGGGGGGGTACACGCCTGTGCTCTTTGTAATAGACATGAAGTGCTGCTATTTCATGAAGATGTAGGCAGACATAATGCCTTAGATAAAGTAATTGGGGAAGCCTTTCTAAAGGATATGGATTTAGTTGATAAACTCCTGATAACAACTGGTAGAATCTCTTCTGAAATGATTATTAAAACTAGTAAAAGAAAAATTCCTTTTATTATATCTAGATCAGCTCCTACAGACCTTTCAGTTAATATTGCAAAAGCTCTAAACATAACTTTAATCGGATTTGCAAGAGGAAAAAGATTAAATATTTACAATAATAAAAAAAATGTTTTAATTGACCAATGA
- a CDS encoding NADH-ubiquinone oxidoreductase-F iron-sulfur binding region domain-containing protein: PRPRPPFPAHKGIWDKPTLLNNVETYANIPQIILKGAEWFASIGTEKSKGTKVFALGGKINNTGLLEIPMGTTLREAIYEIGGGIPDGKAFKAVQTGGPSGGCIPAEYIDTPIDYENLIALGSMMGSGGMIVMDEDNCMVDIARFFLDFTVEESCGKCTPCREGTKRMLELLDKITEGKGTIDDIDKLQTLATTIKSASLCGLGQTAPNPVLSTLKYFKHEYEAHVNEKKCPAGVCQALLQYKVIPELCKKCGICATKCPVNCISGVKGKEVYVIDTDTCIKCGACLSACPFKAIIKG; encoded by the coding sequence GCCTAGACCAAGACCGCCATTCCCTGCCCATAAAGGAATCTGGGATAAACCAACCCTATTAAATAACGTAGAAACCTATGCAAACATCCCTCAGATTATCCTAAAGGGAGCAGAGTGGTTTGCCAGTATAGGAACAGAAAAATCTAAAGGAACTAAGGTGTTTGCTTTAGGAGGTAAAATTAACAATACAGGATTACTAGAAATTCCTATGGGAACTACCCTAAGGGAGGCTATTTATGAAATAGGTGGAGGAATTCCAGATGGAAAGGCCTTCAAAGCAGTCCAAACAGGAGGACCTTCAGGAGGATGTATTCCAGCAGAGTATATTGATACACCCATTGATTATGAAAATTTAATTGCCTTGGGATCTATGATGGGTTCTGGAGGTATGATTGTAATGGATGAGGATAACTGTATGGTGGATATTGCAAGATTTTTCTTGGATTTCACCGTTGAAGAATCCTGTGGGAAATGTACACCATGTCGTGAAGGTACAAAGAGAATGCTGGAACTACTAGACAAAATAACGGAGGGCAAAGGTACTATAGACGACATAGATAAGCTACAAACCTTAGCAACTACAATTAAATCTGCTTCCCTATGCGGCTTAGGTCAGACGGCACCAAATCCAGTATTATCAACCTTAAAGTACTTTAAACATGAATATGAAGCCCATGTTAATGAAAAGAAATGTCCTGCAGGGGTGTGCCAAGCCCTCTTACAATATAAGGTTATACCTGAGCTATGTAAGAAATGTGGTATTTGTGCAACAAAATGTCCTGTTAATTGTATTAGTGGTGTGAAGGGTAAAGAAGTATATGTTATTGATACAGATACATGTATTAAGTGTGGGGCGTGTTTGTCGGCCTGTCCATTTAAAGCTATTATAAAGGGTTAA
- the moaA gene encoding GTP 3',8-cyclase MoaA codes for MRDNYNRRINYMRISITDLCNLRCLYCMPEEGVCKKNHRDMLTFEEITEIAKVAASLGINKIRITGGEPLVKKGIVDFIASLSKIEGINDIAMTTNGVLLKEYAKDLKEAGLKRVNISIDSLKPEKYREITRGGDVNMVLDGIQEVLRLGMTPVKLNTVIIGGYNEEDVQDFVALTADDNIEVRFIELMPVGQAGNWATERFISNEAIKKKIGNLIPLAHQTSSPAKYYKIPGAKGKIGFINPISSHFCEECNRIRMTSDGKLKPCLHSNQEIDILNIIRNQPHKLTKVIEESILAKPQQHYLYTEDFQLGTRNMSEIGG; via the coding sequence ATGAGAGATAATTACAATCGAAGGATTAATTATATGCGAATATCTATTACGGATCTATGCAATTTAAGGTGTCTCTACTGCATGCCTGAGGAGGGTGTCTGTAAAAAGAATCATAGAGATATGTTGACCTTTGAAGAGATTACAGAAATAGCTAAGGTTGCTGCATCTTTAGGTATAAACAAGATTAGGATTACCGGAGGTGAACCTTTGGTAAAAAAAGGGATTGTAGATTTTATCGCCTCTTTATCAAAAATTGAAGGAATCAATGATATTGCTATGACCACCAATGGAGTACTATTAAAAGAATATGCAAAGGACTTAAAGGAGGCAGGGCTAAAACGAGTAAACATCAGTATTGACTCTTTAAAACCAGAAAAGTATAGAGAAATTACCAGAGGTGGGGATGTCAATATGGTGTTAGATGGCATACAAGAAGTTCTAAGACTGGGTATGACCCCTGTAAAATTAAATACTGTTATTATAGGTGGCTACAATGAAGAGGATGTACAGGACTTTGTGGCACTTACAGCAGATGATAATATAGAAGTAAGATTTATTGAACTGATGCCAGTAGGGCAGGCCGGTAATTGGGCAACGGAAAGATTTATTTCAAATGAAGCCATTAAAAAGAAAATTGGCAATTTAATCCCTTTAGCCCATCAAACCTCCAGTCCAGCAAAATATTATAAAATACCTGGAGCTAAAGGAAAGATAGGCTTTATTAACCCCATTAGTAGTCATTTTTGTGAAGAATGTAATAGGATTAGAATGACCAGTGATGGCAAACTAAAGCCATGTCTCCACAGCAATCAAGAGATAGACATCCTCAATATTATAAGAAATCAACCCCATAAACTAACAAAGGTTATAGAGGAATCCATTTTAGCCAAACCCCAACAGCATTATTTGTATACAGAGGATTTCCAATTAGGCACAAGAAATATGTCGGAAATTGGAGGGTAG